The following nucleotide sequence is from uncultured Draconibacterium sp..
CCAGGTTAAGGCCCAGATTACTATTTAAAAAATGGATAATAATTGATGGATAAAGTGAAAAGTTGGTAATCACCGTTCGTGGTCGCGGATCTTTTTGTTTTGCACTTTTACCAATTTGGTAGTCAGCTAATAGCCCAAACGAGAGATTCTGGTTTAGCTTTTTGGCAAAACCGCCCGAAAGGTTAAAACTTTCTTTGTGAATATTGGCTCCGGGAATGGAATCGCCTATTACATATGGATTTCCCCGGTACGGATTAAATAGGCCGCTATACAAATTTCCTGTTTCATCACTATTTTGGTAGGCTAGCTTTCCGTAGAAATAAGTTTTGTTTATTACCAGGTAACTTTCAGTAGAAAGCGAATAATTTTCCAAATGCGAAGCCTCCCGCACTCTTTTGTAATCTCCATCTGCCAATTTATATTCCCCAAAAAATTCACCGATGTTTTCGTTAGAATTAAAAGTTAATCCGGAAATATTGCCGGTGTTAAGCCATTGGTTTTTTAATTGAAACAGTTTTAATGAATGGAAAGAAGATGTACTATCCTTTGGCACACCAAATGCTAATCCTCCTTTTGCAATAAGAAAGGATAGAGACAGAATAAGTGCAATCTGAAGTTTAGTCATCTCAAACGAAACATTAAAAGTTTCAGTAGCTTATTGTGGCAAGTGATTACTGGTCTTCCTGATTTATTCTTCTACACTTGTTGGATTTACTCCCGGAGTAGGTGTTAAATCATGCAGAAAATCTTCCGAAGAATTATTGGTGTCTTTATAAATTACGCGGTCACCGATAATCATTTTGGCTTTACGTCGAACGGATAATGATGATTTAGTACCCGCTTCAATATAAGTATACCCGGCATCTAACTCAGCAGGAAGACGTTTGTAAACTTCATCCGCATCAAATCGGGCACACTCTACAGCATCAATAACGAATTCTTTGTCAATCATCAGGTATTCAGTGGAAGAAGAACTTCCTGGTTTTGTCATAAAGTTATTAGCATCCGAAACGTAACTTTCCCAGTTATCATCAGGGAACCGGAAAAGTACTATTGCAGGTCCAAAGACTGAAGCAGCCCAATCAGTCATTTTTGTATTTGTTGTATACACTAATGTTAGATTAGGAACTGCAGAAGCATTCACGTCCCCATCGGAAGACTCTACGTATGTTTCCCAGTCGGCATCACCAAGGTTAACGGGTGAATTGGGATTCCCCGTTTCATCAGTTTGATGATCAATACCATCGCGTGCAATAATTAAACTTTCTCCCGGCATAACGGGATGATCTGTACCATTTCCTGGTACAATCCATGTGTGATAGGTAAGCGGTATGCTATCCATTAAGTCACCATTCTTGTCAATCCAACTGCTTGGTTTTGATGTTGTTGTTGCCTCGTGAACTGCGATGCATAAACCATCGGCATGTAATGTGTCTCCTGAGTTGTTATAAATTTCAAAGAACTGATCGGAAGTATAACTTTTATCTTCAGGAGTTAATGATCCAACATAATAAAGTTCTTTGAAAATAAAACCACCGGTATTATCTGCTAAAATAAGGTTCATGGTAACAGCAGACTCGGAGATTAAAGAGTAGTTGGATACCATTCCATTAAAAATGTACTCCTCGCCATCGTTGCCGGTAACAGCAAAACTCGTTGTAAAATTGTAATTTCCTTCAACCAATTCAAAAATGGCATTACCATCAGAAGTAGAAATTGCAGTTGTGGTCCGTTTGGAATTTGTGTTTGTTGCTGTAACAGTAACATCTGCAGGGAAGTCGGCAACCGTAAATCCGTCAGGATAATTAACCTTAACCGTGATTATATAGCTGGGCGCCATATCATCTTTACAGTTGGTTAGTAATAAGCTTATTAGCAGAGATAAAGTAATGAGTGCAAATTTTCTCATGGTGTGATCTATAAATAAGTTTTAGTAATTACAAATTAAATTTTAATTCTGCTCCAAAATAGGCAATTTGATTTAATCTGGTGTAAAATCCACTTCGCGTACCTTTATATAATGGCCGATGATTAAACACATTGTACGCAAAAAACGACAACTTCGCAAATTTTCCAAATTCTTTGGTTAATTTCAAATTCAGTTGCCAGTTTACCGGATACGATTCCTCTTCATAATAATCATCTTCTTGTTTTTCTACCATTGTCGAATAAGGAGCTTCAAACGAGTACTGTTCCTGCCATTCGTGGTATTGCATATTCATGTCATAGAAACCGACAGGATCTACATAAATGATGTCGCCAGATGAATATTGTCCGTACAACTTTTCGTTATTCTCGCCTTTGGTGTAAGCAACAGGTGTTCCGGAGTTGTTTTCCCAGAAATATTTAGACTTCTGTACCCAAATTGTTTGCAGGTTGAATGAAAAAATCATTTTCAACTCAGGAATATGGGTAATGGTCCGGAAATTCGAATTTAATCGTTGCGAGATTGTACCAGAGTTACCCGGTAACACCGATAAGTACGGGAAATAATCTCCCTGGTATGACGAAGTTATTCTTTCCACAACGGGAACTGCATGCCTGGATCTTTTTATGTGGTAATATGCACCGTCAACCATGAGTTCTGTTTTTATCGGAATTATGCGACCAAAGTTAATAACATATTCAACTCCTTTCTTGTCGACGCTATAGTTATTTTTCGGAGACTTGTATCTTTCGAATTGAGTTTCCTGTTCGTAGCCTAAGGTCATCACTTCTCCATATTCCTCATACGTAATATTTCCATTTTCAAAAACCGGAAAGAATCCCTTTCCCAATTCATCCCATTTTCGGTAATTCATTGCAAAATACTGCTCTTCCCAGCCAAATCCATTCCTGATCTTCTCTCGAAATCCGGTGAGGATAAAGTTTATGCCATATATTTTGAAATCAGCACCCAATTCATATTTATTATTTGTCATTGGTTTTAAATCAGGATTGCTGGTGTCTTCAATAATTTGGGTTGTTGATACAATTAATTCTGGTGAAGAATTAAAGCTTATTTTATCAATGTATGCGGCATCAGGAAACATGTGCAACATGGTAGGGGTTTTTGATGTTTTTCCGAAGCCACCTCTGAGGGTAAAGTTGCGAGGTATATGGTACGCAAAATTAATTCTCGGTTCAAGTGATGTAAAACCATTGGTTGAGAAGATTCCTTTTGGCAGGAAGTTGTTATAACGTATACCTATTTGTGTTTCCAGTGTGTTATTGCCAATTGGGAAGCTTATTCTGTCTTCAGCGAAAAGTGCCAGCTTTTTACTTGACGGGATATCATTAAATGCCCGGGGGCGGGTTTTAATCGCATCTCTTGGCGGCCGGCTTAAATCATAG
It contains:
- a CDS encoding DUF4876 domain-containing protein; translation: MRKFALITLSLLISLLLTNCKDDMAPSYIITVKVNYPDGFTVADFPADVTVTATNTNSKRTTTAISTSDGNAIFELVEGNYNFTTSFAVTGNDGEEYIFNGMVSNYSLISESAVTMNLILADNTGGFIFKELYYVGSLTPEDKSYTSDQFFEIYNNSGDTLHADGLCIAVHEATTTSKPSSWIDKNGDLMDSIPLTYHTWIVPGNGTDHPVMPGESLIIARDGIDHQTDETGNPNSPVNLGDADWETYVESSDGDVNASAVPNLTLVYTTNTKMTDWAASVFGPAIVLFRFPDDNWESYVSDANNFMTKPGSSSSTEYLMIDKEFVIDAVECARFDADEVYKRLPAELDAGYTYIEAGTKSSLSVRRKAKMIIGDRVIYKDTNNSSEDFLHDLTPTPGVNPTSVEE